TCTGTTAAAGTCATCGCTTTATGCTGATGAACTGTAAACAATATAGTCCATTGGCTATTATATAGACCAAAGTCTTTTAAAACAGCATTTAAATCGTTAGTGAATTGTCGTGTCGTTTGAAAAATTTCGTGAAAAATAATGTTCATAATGTCCTCCGTTATTATTTACCTAGGTAAATAACTTTAATTAGTTTATTCCTAAGTTTAATATTTGTAAATAGGTTTTGTTATCATCTAATAATGTAATCGCTAACATTGTATTAATACAGTAAAAAAGACTTAATAACCTTTTACAGGGCTATTAAGTCTAAATATTATTCCATTATATTCATCAAAGCTCCAATAGCTCCACTGAAACCATGATCTTGTAAAAAAATAGGCGTTTTCTTTTTTAAAATAGTATAATCAGCAATTATTTCTTGTAATTTATCATTTTGATCTAGTGTTGTACCAATATAGATAATTTGCTCAACATCCATTTGTTCTGCTAATTGAATACTTAGTGTCGTAATTACTTCACCTACTAAACCTTGTATTGTCGCCAAAATATCTGCTGATTCGTATTTTACAGATTCTTTTATACCTACTTTGCCGAAATTACTAGCTGTTAAGGTAGGTTTTAGCTCTACTGGTGTTTCTATACCTTGAAAAATTTCCTCTACTAACAAATCAATATCTGTACGGTTGCCATTTTTAGCAAGTTGAAGTATTTCACGGTAATTTTTTATACCTGTTGTTAAAGCGGACAGTCCAATTAGAGTCCCTCCACCTACACCAGTTCCTCCAACTCTCATATGTTCCACCTCGTCCATATAATGGATGGACGTGCCTGTTCCGACGTTTGTGATGATACATTTCTTAAAGTGATGATCTTCTTTCGCTAATTGATAGCGAACCCCTTTTAAAGTTGCTTCAAATTCTACAATATATTGAATTGATTTATCTGCATCTAGCATTGCCTTTATTTGTCCTGTACGGCCACCTGTTAAACCAATTTCTTGAATAGTTTCTTGCTGATGAATCCACTCTAAAACAGCAGGTAAATTATTTGATGGGAAATGCTTAAGCCGTAACTCATGCTGATCATTTAAATATGCTAATTTTGTTAGTGTTCCCCCTGCATCTATTCCTATTGCCTTTGTCATACAAATCTCCTTTTTAATCGCCCTTTAACACTTTACTTCGTAATTTTGGAATGTGCAATTTCATTTTAGAAAACCATACTTTCTTAAATTTAGTAGAACCATTCGACTAATTACTACTTATCGAACCTAACCAAGATTGATTTGCATTTAAATTCCTTTTAAAATTACATAGCAAAAAGCGGAAAATTATGATCCCTTTGCAATCCATATATATTTATTCATTAAAACTACTATAATTTTTTCATATTATAGCATAATGGATATACTTTGAAAATGCTTTCAAAGATATCGAATTATTTAATAAGTAAAATAACTGTGTGTTTAAGAGATGGATATCATATGTCTTTATTTAAAAGGTATATCCATTATTCAGAGAAGAACGTATTGTAATAATAACATGTACATTCTTCAGCTATTCAAGGAGAAGGGGAAAGCCCCTTAGCTAATTATTTCTTATTCAAAAAAAGAGTTTCATTCTTGTAGGCAAAGAATGAAACTCTCTTTTTATTGAGTATTTAATTTAGTATAAATAATAAGAAGTTGTGCTATTTCATCATCTGTTAAAACTTTAAAATATTCTTTCTTCATTTCTTGACCGAGTATTGTTGCTTGTTCCAATACGTCTAGTCCGGATTGTGTGATTGCTAAGTAAGAAATACGACGATCTTCAGAGTCTGCTTTTCGAACACAAAAATGATTGTCAATTAATTTGTCGGATAAATGCGTTAAAGACGCAGGTGCAAATTCTAGATACTTGGCAATATCTGAAGGTCTGCTTGGGCCATTTTCTTTTAAATAACTTAAGACTAAAATATGAGATATACCTATGTTTACTTGAAAAAGTTTCTTCCAACGCAAAATCATTTTCGCATTTACTTTATCCATCTCATGTAGTAAATCAAACAGGGTAGGATTCTCGCTCATGTTCTCCCCCCTTTTCTTTTTATTATTGTGCTGAATAGCCACCGTCAATAACTAATTCTGCACCAGTGATATATGAAGCTTCATCAGATGCTAAGAATAATGATGCATTCGCTACTTCTTCCGGTTTACCTAGGCGTCCCATTGGAGTTGCACGGATTAACATATCCATAGCTTCTTTAAATTGACCGATATTTGCTGTCATAGGAGTCTCAATAACCCCTGGGTACACAGAATTAACTCGAATATTAAATTTACCTAGTTCAGCAGCTGCAGCGCGCGAAATTGCTCGCAAAGAACCTTTAGAAGCTGTGTAAGAGTTTGTTCCTGACCCGATTAGTGCGGTATATGAACAGGTATTAACGATAGATCCTTTACCGGCTTCTTTCATATATGGTTTAACATGTTTGATTCCTAAGAAAGGTCCAAAAGAATTAATTTTGTGTATTAATGCCCAATCATCTGCAGTGATCTCATCAGGTGATTTCTGTGATGAAATACCTGCATTGTTAATTAAGATATCAATACGTCCATGTTTTTCCACGATAGCTTTTGTTAGTTCTGCCCAATTTTCGTCGGAAGTAACATCAAGTTTCATACCTTCAACACTATCTAATTCAGAAATTTTAGCTAAATTTTCTTCATTGATATCAGCTGCAATTACTGTTGCGCCCTCTTTTGCGAATAGTTCTACCATTTTAGCACCCATTCCTGATGCTCCACCAGTTACAATTGCAATTTTATTTTCTAAACGTCCCATTTGTAAAATCTCCTTTACTATTAAAAATTTAGACACCTAAATAATAGCATGTGAAATTGTTTCAAGCAAACCATTTAAGTTTAAATATATATTTAATTTTCTATTTTGACGAAATTGAAGTAGGATATAATTGATGCTTTATACTGATCGGAGGAAGTCCAAATTGACACAACAAAGAAAATTATATAAAGAAGCTATGACCGTATTAAAAGCAACAAGCCGTACTTTCTTTATTCCTATTACCTTTTTAGAAAAAGAGCTAAAAACAACCGTTGCTACAGCTTATTTATGTATGCGAGCTATTGATGAAATCGAAGATCATGAAGAATTGCCTAACGATGTTAAAACAAACTTATTGAGCGAAACAAGTAAATTATTATTAAAACCTTTTGATAACGAAGCTTATATGGCATTACTAGAGCCTTATGCCGACCAATTACCAGAGGTTACTTTACGTCTTGCGGACTGGTTATCCCTTTGCCCAGATGAAATTCGTGATACTGTTGCTGCTTCAACTAGTGAAATGGCTGAAGGTATGGCCAAATGGGCTGCAAAAGGATGGATTGTTAAGACAAAAGAGGATTTAGACGAATATACTTATTATGTAGCAGGTCTTGTTGGCACTATGCTTTCTGAAATTTGGCGTTGGGGAGCTGGTATTGAAACAGACCGTGATCTTGCAATTGGTTATGGTCGTGGATTACAGGTTGTTAATATTTTACGTAATCAAGATGAAGATAAAGAACGCGGTGTAAGCTTTGTTCCCGAAGGTTGGACTCGTGATGATTTATTTAAGTATGCAGAAGATAATCTAACTAAAGCAGACGAATACAATAAGAGTATTTCAAAACGTAGTATCCTTATGTTCTGTAAGATTCCTTTGGCTTTAGCCCATAAAACGCTTGAAGCCATGCGTAAAGGACATGAAAAAATGACTCGTCAAGAAGTTGAACAAACAGTTGAAGAAGTTACAGCAGAATAATTGAAATAAGGATTACTATTTTGAAAAGTTGAATTAGTAGCATTCTTCCATGTAGACTGTAGGCAAACTCGAAGTTTCTTGAGTTTGCTTACAGTCCTTTTCTTTTCTAAACTTTATATTTCAAATATAATAGGAGCTTTTTAATGCGAAGTATTTTGAATAACCTGCTGGCACAATTTACGGAAATTAGTTATAAAATTATCATTTGATTCTTTCGTTCTTTTTTTAGGACCTTTTGTTCTTCCCCCTGCCTGACGAATTTTCTGATTCAAATGACGTGAGTATAAAAGCTGATCAATATTATTTGCTGTATATTGCATCCCATTTTGGTTGATCACATAAGCACCTCTAGCTAACACCATTGCGGCTAGCCCATAATCTTGTGTAATTGTAATGTCCCCTTTGTGGATCTGATTTACAAGTGCAAAATCTACGGCATCCGCTCCTTTGGATACGATAACCGTTTTCACCCCTTCTATTTCAAAATGATGTGATGTATCACAAAAGATAATAACTTCTAATTGGTATTCCCTGGCTATTTGAATTGTCTCAGATACAACAGGACAGCCATCGGCATCAATACATATTTTGGGCATCTGACTTTCCTCCTATAGATAATTTACCTTCATCTTAAACTAACATTGAATTGCTAATTTGTCACAATTGTTAGCGTTTTCAAGTATAATTATCTGTCAATTTTGCATTTTTATAATATTCGGTGATTGAAAATTCACATGATTATGTCTAATATATGATTATAAGTCAAAATTATCTGGGGGTTTTTCTTAATGGTCACAGTAATGTCAGAGTCACAAAAAACAGCAACTGAATATATTGATAAAGTTTATAACAATCTTAAAGAACATCATGGACATGAACCTGAATTCTTACAAGCTGCGAAAGAAATACTTTATTCCTTAACACCTGTTTTTGCCCAACGTCCCGAATATATGCAAGCAAGCCTCTTAGAACGAATTGTTGAACCTGAGCGTGTTGTAAAATTCCGTGTATCTTGGGAAGATGACAATGGTAAAATCCAAGTAAATAGAGGGTATCGTGTACAATATAGTTCTGCAATTGGACCATACAAAGGCGGCCTCCGCTTCCATCCTTCCGTAAACGAAAGTATCATCAAATTCTTAGGCTTTGAACAAATTTTCAAAAACTCTTTAACTGGACAACCAATTGGTGGTGCTAAGGGTGGTTCTGATTTCGATCCTAAAGGTAAGTCTGATTCAGAAATTATGCGTTTCTGCCAAGCTTTCATGACAGAGTTACATAAATATATTGGACCAGATGTAGACGTACCAGCTGGTGATATCGGTGTAGGAGCTCGTGAAATTGGTTTCTTATTTGGTCAATACAACCGAATCCGAGGAGCATATGAACCTGGTGTAATCACTGGTAAACTACCTCGCTTTGGTGGGTCATTAGCACGTAAAGAGGCTACTGGCTATGGTTGTGTCTACTTCGTTCAAGAAATGTTAAAAGAAATTGATATGACATTCGATGGTGCAACTGTTGTCGTATCCGGTTCGGGTAACGTTTCAACATATGCAATTGAAAAAGCACAACAATTAGGTGCAAAAGTAGTTGCATGTTCTGATTCTAACGGTTATATTTATGATCCGAATGGAATCAATTTAGATACAGTTAAAGAAATTAAAGAAGTACGTCACGGTCGTATTAAAGAATATGTTGAAGCACATCCAGATGCAACTTATAAAGAAGGGTGTATTGGCATTTGGACAATTCCATGTGACATTGCACTTCCATGTGCAACACAAAATGAAATCGATGAAGAATCAGCAAAAATTCTTGTAAAAAATGGTGTGAAAGCAGTTGGTGAAGGTGCGAATATGCCATCAACATTGCAAGCAATTAATGTTTATTTTGAAAATGATGTATTATTTGCTCCTGCCAAAGCAGCGAATGCAGGTGGTGTAGCTGTTTCCGCTTTAGAAATGGCGCAAAATAGCATGCGCTTATTCTGGACTTTCGAGGAAGTAGATCAAAAACTTCATGACATCATGAAATCAATTTATCAAAATAGTGTTGAAGCAGCGAAAGAATTTGGACATGAAGGAAATCTGTTAATTGGTGCAAATATTGCAGGTTTCATTAAAGTTGCAGATGCTATGATTGCACAAGGCGTTATTTAATTGAATCGACGGTCTTTCAAAAACAGTAAATCCTTATGGGTTTACTGTTTTTTTCGTTTATATATATCTATTTGTACTATTTTTCCTTTTTTTAAGATATTTCTCACTATTTTTATTAGCAATAAATTACAATAGCATTGAAATGGGGGAATGAAAATGGAATTGATTTACGAAGGGAAAACAAAGGATGTATTTAAATTTGATGAGGATCATTTAGTATTACAGTTTAAAGATGATGTTACCGGTGAAAACGGGATATTTGATCCTGGTGCAAATACTGTTGGTTTAACAATCGAAGGTGCAGGTCGCGCAGGTCTTAGTTTATCGACATTCTTTTATAAAAGACTTAATGCTATCGATGTTCCAACACATTTTATTTCTTCAAACATTGATAAAGCTACAATGACTGTAAAACCTGCAACTGTTTTCGGCAAAGGGTTAGAAGTTATTTGTCGTTTTCGTGCAGATGGAAGTTTTTTAAGACGTTATGGCGCTTATGTTGAAGAAGGCCAAAAACTAAACTCTTTTGTTGAAGTAACGATAAAGGACGATGAACGTCAAGACCCACCTATTTCAAAAGATGCACTAGTAATGCTAGGCATTCTAAGTGAAGAAGAATATGAAGTATTAAAACAGCATACCATTGACATTTCAAATTTTGTAAGAACTGAATTAGCGAAAAAAGGGTTGACTCTACATGATATTAAATTGGAATTTGGCCGTGATGCAAAAACAGGTGAAATCTTATTAATTGATGAAGTATCTGGTGGCAACATGAGAGTATATAAAGACATTGAATTCGTTGAACCATTACAACTTGCAAAAATTATGTTAACAAAATAAAAATCAAAGCCTACCGATAAAGATACCATCGCTAGGCTTTTTTGCGCCTTGATTTATCTGAAATATTTTACTTTACAAAATATACGATTTATAATGAAAATAATTCGTATTACGTAATAAAGGAGTGTTTCAATTGATAGATAATATATTAAAACGTCAAGATGTCCCAGTCACTGAGACATGGGATTTATCAGATCTTGTTCCAAATGAAGAAGCTTATCATCAAGGCATTAATAAAATTCTTGAAGATGCGAAAAACTTAAACTCTAAATAT
This window of the Rummeliibacillus pycnus genome carries:
- the gdhA gene encoding NADP-specific glutamate dehydrogenase, producing the protein MVTVMSESQKTATEYIDKVYNNLKEHHGHEPEFLQAAKEILYSLTPVFAQRPEYMQASLLERIVEPERVVKFRVSWEDDNGKIQVNRGYRVQYSSAIGPYKGGLRFHPSVNESIIKFLGFEQIFKNSLTGQPIGGAKGGSDFDPKGKSDSEIMRFCQAFMTELHKYIGPDVDVPAGDIGVGAREIGFLFGQYNRIRGAYEPGVITGKLPRFGGSLARKEATGYGCVYFVQEMLKEIDMTFDGATVVVSGSGNVSTYAIEKAQQLGAKVVACSDSNGYIYDPNGINLDTVKEIKEVRHGRIKEYVEAHPDATYKEGCIGIWTIPCDIALPCATQNEIDEESAKILVKNGVKAVGEGANMPSTLQAINVYFENDVLFAPAKAANAGGVAVSALEMAQNSMRLFWTFEEVDQKLHDIMKSIYQNSVEAAKEFGHEGNLLIGANIAGFIKVADAMIAQGVI
- a CDS encoding YaiI/YqxD family protein yields the protein MPKICIDADGCPVVSETIQIAREYQLEVIIFCDTSHHFEIEGVKTVIVSKGADAVDFALVNQIHKGDITITQDYGLAAMVLARGAYVINQNGMQYTANNIDQLLYSRHLNQKIRQAGGRTKGPKKRTKESNDNFITNFRKLCQQVIQNTSH
- the coaW gene encoding type II pantothenate kinase is translated as MTKAIGIDAGGTLTKLAYLNDQHELRLKHFPSNNLPAVLEWIHQQETIQEIGLTGGRTGQIKAMLDADKSIQYIVEFEATLKGVRYQLAKEDHHFKKCIITNVGTGTSIHYMDEVEHMRVGGTGVGGGTLIGLSALTTGIKNYREILQLAKNGNRTDIDLLVEEIFQGIETPVELKPTLTASNFGKVGIKESVKYESADILATIQGLVGEVITTLSIQLAEQMDVEQIIYIGTTLDQNDKLQEIIADYTILKKKTPIFLQDHGFSGAIGALMNIME
- a CDS encoding SDR family NAD(P)-dependent oxidoreductase, with protein sequence MGRLENKIAIVTGGASGMGAKMVELFAKEGATVIAADINEENLAKISELDSVEGMKLDVTSDENWAELTKAIVEKHGRIDILINNAGISSQKSPDEITADDWALIHKINSFGPFLGIKHVKPYMKEAGKGSIVNTCSYTALIGSGTNSYTASKGSLRAISRAAAAELGKFNIRVNSVYPGVIETPMTANIGQFKEAMDMLIRATPMGRLGKPEEVANASLFLASDEASYITGAELVIDGGYSAQ
- a CDS encoding phosphoribosylaminoimidazolesuccinocarboxamide synthase; the encoded protein is MELIYEGKTKDVFKFDEDHLVLQFKDDVTGENGIFDPGANTVGLTIEGAGRAGLSLSTFFYKRLNAIDVPTHFISSNIDKATMTVKPATVFGKGLEVICRFRADGSFLRRYGAYVEEGQKLNSFVEVTIKDDERQDPPISKDALVMLGILSEEEYEVLKQHTIDISNFVRTELAKKGLTLHDIKLEFGRDAKTGEILLIDEVSGGNMRVYKDIEFVEPLQLAKIMLTK
- a CDS encoding MarR family winged helix-turn-helix transcriptional regulator, with product MSENPTLFDLLHEMDKVNAKMILRWKKLFQVNIGISHILVLSYLKENGPSRPSDIAKYLEFAPASLTHLSDKLIDNHFCVRKADSEDRRISYLAITQSGLDVLEQATILGQEMKKEYFKVLTDDEIAQLLIIYTKLNTQ
- a CDS encoding squalene/phytoene synthase family protein: MLYTDRRKSKLTQQRKLYKEAMTVLKATSRTFFIPITFLEKELKTTVATAYLCMRAIDEIEDHEELPNDVKTNLLSETSKLLLKPFDNEAYMALLEPYADQLPEVTLRLADWLSLCPDEIRDTVAASTSEMAEGMAKWAAKGWIVKTKEDLDEYTYYVAGLVGTMLSEIWRWGAGIETDRDLAIGYGRGLQVVNILRNQDEDKERGVSFVPEGWTRDDLFKYAEDNLTKADEYNKSISKRSILMFCKIPLALAHKTLEAMRKGHEKMTRQEVEQTVEEVTAE